Part of the Candidatus Spechtbacterales bacterium genome, ACCATTTGAGCGACCTTTTATACTTATTAATGTGCGCTAAAATATATGTACTATTTCAGCATTACCCCTATTATACCAATAAAAACGCCTAAAATACAACCTTTTTCAAGAAAATGCGTAAATGAGATCTAAATTTTCACAATATCTCTTAGGTGCGTTACTTGTTCTGCTAATCCATTTTTTGATATTTCTACAAGAATAGCCCCTATTTCTACAAAATTTTCATCGCTAACATCTGTCTTTTGTTTTTCGCCTGTAACATACTGAGAAACTATTGCCTCCTTTCCCAGTCCAATTACCGAGTTATAAGGCCCCACCATGCCTACATCACTTACATATGCTGACCCTTTGGGTAGCAATTGCTCATCTGCGGTGGGAACATGCGTATGAGTGCCTAAAATTGCTGAAACACGACCATCCAGATGAAACCCGAGTGCTTTTTTTTCTGCAGTTGCCTCAGCGTGAAAATCAACCAAAATAGCGTCTACACGCTCCCCTTCTCCTGTTTCACCCATGTAATATCCGGATAATATTTCATCTACAATCTTAAAAG contains:
- a CDS encoding TIGR00282 family metallophosphoesterase; the encoded protein is MKILFFGDVFGRPGRTALKKHAPKLVERYNPDFVVANVENIAHGSGVTESTLNELEETGIFNAYTSGDHIWDTQKAKEILTGGKHTLIRPANYNNMPGAGHVVVRNGARQILVINLLGRVFMKHDVENPFKIVDEILSGYYMGETGEGERVDAILVDFHAEATAEKKALGFHLDGRVSAILGTHTHVPTADEQLLPKGSAYVSDVGMVGPYNSVIGLGKEAIVSQYVTGEKQKTDVSDENFVEIGAILVEISKNGLAEQVTHLRDIVKI